Proteins from a genomic interval of Phalacrocorax aristotelis chromosome 31, bGulAri2.1, whole genome shotgun sequence:
- the ZNF692 gene encoding zinc finger protein 692 isoform X1 — protein sequence MERGPAEEVPPMEPGRPGRQRAPDCIRRQKRRELDARRSKCRIRIGGHLERWCRLKEQLGFALHSQLAQFLLDRYSSHSCVWSPGEPEPNLLHADALQRLVVLSHGHGQECGFVPDVKPPAPGSTSQLVWECMAGHSFSWGVPGAAGDRTPTTGHHGEEQRGDSGRSSPPAASRRRSLRRTGLVTESGSGKGETEAEGAAQSPVGAGDQREEPGADGDDGDDDNAAPRVPTEMGTMAEGHGSTPIPEEKAELGAEPQEGEEEEEDEDFAEEDDLTYTDDLRDENYHPSLDSDSEQQRRQSQTKARKKPIKEEPPPNEPSLTSSSPSGEKVGRVSCKRRARSGDEDVAQIGPKRIRKAAKREILLCDFEGCGKIFSNRQYLNHHKKYQHVHQKTFTCSEPSCGKSFNFKKHLKEHEKLHSDKRDYICEFCARSFRTSSNLIIHRRIHTGEKPLQCEICGFTCRQKASLNWHMKKHDADSFYQFSCDICGKKFEKKDNVTAHKSKSHPEVLGGPPQAEGGQRQPAPASFSAGTQAGPEHPEAPAASAAEPLEVPELGDTVVSGGDGEKTPPPIAAEYRGVSGQDSGTPRGPVMDGVGS from the exons ATGGAGCGCGGTCCGGCGGAGGAG gTCCCCCCCATGGAGCCGGGCCGCCCCGGCCGGCAGCGGGCCCCCGACTGCATCCGACGACAGAAGCGCCGGGAGCTGGATGCCCGCCGCAGCAAGTGCCGCATCCGCATCGGGGGGCACCTGGAACGCTGGTGTCGCCTCAAGGAGCAGCTCGGCTTCGCCCTGCACTCCCAGTTGGCCCAGTTCCTCCTCGACAG GTACAGCTCCCACAGCTGCGTCTGGAGCCCGG GCGAGCCGGAGCCCAACCTTCTCCATGCCGATGCCCTGCAGCGCCTGGTCGTCCTGTCCCACGGTCACGGCCAAGAGTGCGGTTTCGTCCCCGACGTgaagcccccagccccgggcagcACGTCCCAGCTGGTGTGGGAGTGCATGGCCGGGCACAGCTTCTCCTGGGGTGTCCCTGGGGCAGCGGGGGACCGTACCCCCACAACCGGCCACCATGGAGAGGAACAACGGGGGGACTCGGGGCGCAGCTCCCCACCGGCCGCCAGCCGCCGGCGCTCGCTCCGGAGAACAGGTCTGGTCACCGAGTCCGGCTCCGGGAAGGGTGAAACCGAAGCGGAGGGAGCAGCTCAGTCGCCTGTCGGTGCCGGGGACCAGAGGGAAGAGCCAGGAGCTGATGgtgatgatggtgatgatgacAACGCAG CTCCCCGAGTGCCGACGGAGATGGGGACCATGGCAGAAGGTCACGGGAG CACGCCCATCCCGGAGGAGAAAGCGGAGCTGGGGGCTGAGCCCcaagaaggagaggaggaagaggaggacgaGGACTTTGCCGAGGAGGATGACCTCACTTACACTGACGATCTGCGCGATGAGAACTACCACCCATCTCTGGACAG TGACTCGGAGCAACAGCGGCGACAAAGCCAGACCAAAGCCCGTAAGAAACCCATAAAGGAGGAGCCGCCCCCGAATGAGCCGAGCCTGACCAGCTCCAGCCCGTCAGGGGAGAAGGTTGGACGAGTCAG CTGCAAGAGGCGAGCGCGGTCGGGCGACGAGGACGTGGCCCAGATCGGCCCAAAGAGGATCAG GAAGGCGGCAAAGCGTGAGATCCTCCTGTGCGACTTCGAAGGCTGCGGCAAGATCTTCTCCAACCGCCAGTACCTGAAC CACCACAAGAAGTACCAGCACGTCCACCAGAAGACCTTCACCTGCTCCGAGCCCAGCTGCGGCAAGTCCTTTAACTTCAAGAAGCACCTCAAGGAGCACGAGAAGCTGCACAGCG acAAGCGGGACTATATCTGCGAGTTCTGCGCCCGTTCCTTTCGTACCAGCAGCAACTTGATCATCCACCGGCGCATCCACACAGGGGAGAAACCTCTGCA GTGCGAGATCTGCGGCTTCACCTGCCGCCAGAAAGCCTCCCTGAACTGGCACATGAAGAAACACGACGCCGACTCCTTCTACCAGTTCTCCTGCGACATCTGCGGCAAGAAGTTTGAGAAGAAAGACAACGTCACAGCccacaaaagcaaaagccaccCCGAAGTGCTCGGCGGACCCCCCCAAGCCGAGGGGGGCCAGCGGCAGCCGGCGCCAGCGAGCTTCAGCGCGGGGACGCAGGCAGGGCCGGAGCACCCCGAGGCACCCGCGGCGTCGGCCGCGGAGCCCCTGGAGGTGCCGGAGCTTGGGGACACCGTGGTGAGCGGAGGTGACGGGGAGAAGACCCCACCTCCGATTGCAGCTGAATATCGGGGGGTTAGCGGGCAGGATTCGGGCACCCCCCGAGGCCCGGTGATGGACGGGGTTGGTTCGTAG
- the LOC142049098 gene encoding C-type lectin domain family 2 member B-like isoform X2, with amino-acid sequence MEEVAMIGGHNSNENVEEPLSPQAGGASPHPEVPGDTCKRTPCRALGEWCKLYWRCALVLAVLMALAMALCVAVAAVTGKPKGNPALPAALALACPDDWVEYQRVCYYLSPREGSWEQGQEKCSSLGASLAVLKRPWELEFLRRLKGNADYWLGLRRRGERLEWVDGSSLNETIPVRGQGECVYLNDHVFGSTSCSRQQRYLCSKPQAVM; translated from the exons ATGGAAGAGGTGGCGATGATCGGAGGGCACAACAGCAATGAGAATGTGGAGGAGCCCCTGAGTCCCCAGGCCGGAGGGGCATCCCCCCACCCAGAGGTGCCTGGGGACACCTGCAAAAGGACACCCTGCAGAGCTCTGG GCGAGTGGTGCAAGCTCTATTGGCGCTGCGCCCTGGTGCTGGCTGTGCTCATGGCCCTGGCCATGGCTCTATGCGTGGCTGTTGCTGCAGTGACAG GAAAGCCTAAAGGGAATCCAGCTCTGCCGGCGGCTCTAGCGCTGGCCTGTCCTGACGACTGGGTTGAATACCAGAGGGTCTGCTACTATCTCTCACCgagggaggggagctgggagcagggccaggAAAAGTGCTCCTCACTTGGGGCCTCGCTGGCTGTGCTCAAGAGGCCGTGGGAATTG GAGTTTCTCCGGCGCCTCAAGGGTAATGCTGATTACTGGCTTGGGCTGCGGAGACGGGGCGAGCGGCTGGAGTGGGTGGATGGCAGCAGCCTCAACGAGAC GATCCCAGTGCGGGGCCAAGGAGAGTGTGTGTATTTGAACGACCATGTTTTTGGGAGCACCAGCTGCTCACGGCAGCAGCGTTATCTCTGCAGCAAGCCGCAAGCTGTGATGTGA
- the LOC142049096 gene encoding killer cell lectin-like receptor subfamily B member 1B allele B isoform X1, producing MAGEIIYADLDISPGKQGRKLDSLPQPGTSGCPQWHRTALWASWSGILLLGVAVVVVGYLFLRQQLGSPGSCKNESRSVGDGTTTLENVTVLLNLRKGLCLPKLQGDEVASGWLERGTDCLSEGEGCKLCPTGWTLRGTKCYWVSSEISSWSESRQDCVNQRAELLMLWGQDELDFIKEMVRKPSSYFWIGLSVRSTREGWTWLNGSRLDRSRFQLSPRNEGSCGAVRESTIVFDTCSSGLQWICQKEATQL from the exons ATGGCTGGGGAAATTATTTATGCTGACCTGGATATCAGTCCCGGGAAACAGGGCAGGAAACTGGATTCGCTTCCTCAGCCTGGCA CATCAGGGTGTCCTCAGTGGCACCGAACTGCTCTCTGGGCCAGCTGGAGCGGGATCCTCCTCCTCGGAGTGGCTGTGGTAGTGGTGGGATACTTGT TTCTCCGCCAGCAGTTGGGGAGCCCAGGCAGCTGCAAGAACGAGAGCAGGAGCGTAGGGGATGGCACCACCACCCTGGAGAACGTCACTGTcctcttgaacctgaggaaaGGTCTCTGCTTGCCAAAACTGCAAG GGGACGAGGTGGCTTCTGGGTGGCTTGAACGTGGCACCGACTGTCTTTCAGAGGGTGAGGGGTGCAAGCTCTGCCCCACGGGCTGGACGCTGCGTGGGACCAAGTGCTACTGGGTTTCCAGTGAGATCAGCTCTTGGAGCGAGAGCCGGCAGGACTGCGTGAATCAGAGAGCCGAGCTGCTGATGCTGTGGGGGCAGGATGAGCTG GATTTCATAAAGGAAATGGTGCGGAAACCCAGCAGCTACTTCTGGATCGGCCTCTCCGTCCGTTCCACCAGGGAGGGCTGGACCTGGCTGAATGGCTCCCGCCTGGACCGGAGCCG GTTCCAGCTGAGCCCCAGGAATGAAGGAAGCTGCGGGGCGGTCAGGGAGAGCACGATCGTCTTTGACACCTGCAGCTCAGGATTGCAGTGGATCTGCCAGAAAGAAGCCACCCAGCTctga
- the LOC142049098 gene encoding C-type lectin domain family 2 member B-like isoform X4, translating into MEEVAMIGGHNSNENVEEPLSPQAGGASPHPEVPGDTCKRTPCRALGKPKGNPALPAALALACPDDWVEYQRVCYYLSPREGSWEQGQEKCSSLGASLAVLKRPWELEFLRRLKGNADYWLGLRRRGERLEWVDGSSLNETIPVRGQGECVYLNDHVFGSTSCSRQQRYLCSKPQAVM; encoded by the exons ATGGAAGAGGTGGCGATGATCGGAGGGCACAACAGCAATGAGAATGTGGAGGAGCCCCTGAGTCCCCAGGCCGGAGGGGCATCCCCCCACCCAGAGGTGCCTGGGGACACCTGCAAAAGGACACCCTGCAGAGCTCTGG GAAAGCCTAAAGGGAATCCAGCTCTGCCGGCGGCTCTAGCGCTGGCCTGTCCTGACGACTGGGTTGAATACCAGAGGGTCTGCTACTATCTCTCACCgagggaggggagctgggagcagggccaggAAAAGTGCTCCTCACTTGGGGCCTCGCTGGCTGTGCTCAAGAGGCCGTGGGAATTG GAGTTTCTCCGGCGCCTCAAGGGTAATGCTGATTACTGGCTTGGGCTGCGGAGACGGGGCGAGCGGCTGGAGTGGGTGGATGGCAGCAGCCTCAACGAGAC GATCCCAGTGCGGGGCCAAGGAGAGTGTGTGTATTTGAACGACCATGTTTTTGGGAGCACCAGCTGCTCACGGCAGCAGCGTTATCTCTGCAGCAAGCCGCAAGCTGTGATGTGA
- the ZNF692 gene encoding zinc finger protein 692 isoform X2, protein MEPGRPGRQRAPDCIRRQKRRELDARRSKCRIRIGGHLERWCRLKEQLGFALHSQLAQFLLDRYSSHSCVWSPGEPEPNLLHADALQRLVVLSHGHGQECGFVPDVKPPAPGSTSQLVWECMAGHSFSWGVPGAAGDRTPTTGHHGEEQRGDSGRSSPPAASRRRSLRRTGLVTESGSGKGETEAEGAAQSPVGAGDQREEPGADGDDGDDDNAAPRVPTEMGTMAEGHGSTPIPEEKAELGAEPQEGEEEEEDEDFAEEDDLTYTDDLRDENYHPSLDSDSEQQRRQSQTKARKKPIKEEPPPNEPSLTSSSPSGEKVGRVSCKRRARSGDEDVAQIGPKRIRKAAKREILLCDFEGCGKIFSNRQYLNHHKKYQHVHQKTFTCSEPSCGKSFNFKKHLKEHEKLHSDKRDYICEFCARSFRTSSNLIIHRRIHTGEKPLQCEICGFTCRQKASLNWHMKKHDADSFYQFSCDICGKKFEKKDNVTAHKSKSHPEVLGGPPQAEGGQRQPAPASFSAGTQAGPEHPEAPAASAAEPLEVPELGDTVVSGGDGEKTPPPIAAEYRGVSGQDSGTPRGPVMDGVGS, encoded by the exons ATGGAGCCGGGCCGCCCCGGCCGGCAGCGGGCCCCCGACTGCATCCGACGACAGAAGCGCCGGGAGCTGGATGCCCGCCGCAGCAAGTGCCGCATCCGCATCGGGGGGCACCTGGAACGCTGGTGTCGCCTCAAGGAGCAGCTCGGCTTCGCCCTGCACTCCCAGTTGGCCCAGTTCCTCCTCGACAG GTACAGCTCCCACAGCTGCGTCTGGAGCCCGG GCGAGCCGGAGCCCAACCTTCTCCATGCCGATGCCCTGCAGCGCCTGGTCGTCCTGTCCCACGGTCACGGCCAAGAGTGCGGTTTCGTCCCCGACGTgaagcccccagccccgggcagcACGTCCCAGCTGGTGTGGGAGTGCATGGCCGGGCACAGCTTCTCCTGGGGTGTCCCTGGGGCAGCGGGGGACCGTACCCCCACAACCGGCCACCATGGAGAGGAACAACGGGGGGACTCGGGGCGCAGCTCCCCACCGGCCGCCAGCCGCCGGCGCTCGCTCCGGAGAACAGGTCTGGTCACCGAGTCCGGCTCCGGGAAGGGTGAAACCGAAGCGGAGGGAGCAGCTCAGTCGCCTGTCGGTGCCGGGGACCAGAGGGAAGAGCCAGGAGCTGATGgtgatgatggtgatgatgacAACGCAG CTCCCCGAGTGCCGACGGAGATGGGGACCATGGCAGAAGGTCACGGGAG CACGCCCATCCCGGAGGAGAAAGCGGAGCTGGGGGCTGAGCCCcaagaaggagaggaggaagaggaggacgaGGACTTTGCCGAGGAGGATGACCTCACTTACACTGACGATCTGCGCGATGAGAACTACCACCCATCTCTGGACAG TGACTCGGAGCAACAGCGGCGACAAAGCCAGACCAAAGCCCGTAAGAAACCCATAAAGGAGGAGCCGCCCCCGAATGAGCCGAGCCTGACCAGCTCCAGCCCGTCAGGGGAGAAGGTTGGACGAGTCAG CTGCAAGAGGCGAGCGCGGTCGGGCGACGAGGACGTGGCCCAGATCGGCCCAAAGAGGATCAG GAAGGCGGCAAAGCGTGAGATCCTCCTGTGCGACTTCGAAGGCTGCGGCAAGATCTTCTCCAACCGCCAGTACCTGAAC CACCACAAGAAGTACCAGCACGTCCACCAGAAGACCTTCACCTGCTCCGAGCCCAGCTGCGGCAAGTCCTTTAACTTCAAGAAGCACCTCAAGGAGCACGAGAAGCTGCACAGCG acAAGCGGGACTATATCTGCGAGTTCTGCGCCCGTTCCTTTCGTACCAGCAGCAACTTGATCATCCACCGGCGCATCCACACAGGGGAGAAACCTCTGCA GTGCGAGATCTGCGGCTTCACCTGCCGCCAGAAAGCCTCCCTGAACTGGCACATGAAGAAACACGACGCCGACTCCTTCTACCAGTTCTCCTGCGACATCTGCGGCAAGAAGTTTGAGAAGAAAGACAACGTCACAGCccacaaaagcaaaagccaccCCGAAGTGCTCGGCGGACCCCCCCAAGCCGAGGGGGGCCAGCGGCAGCCGGCGCCAGCGAGCTTCAGCGCGGGGACGCAGGCAGGGCCGGAGCACCCCGAGGCACCCGCGGCGTCGGCCGCGGAGCCCCTGGAGGTGCCGGAGCTTGGGGACACCGTGGTGAGCGGAGGTGACGGGGAGAAGACCCCACCTCCGATTGCAGCTGAATATCGGGGGGTTAGCGGGCAGGATTCGGGCACCCCCCGAGGCCCGGTGATGGACGGGGTTGGTTCGTAG
- the LOC142049098 gene encoding C-type lectin domain family 2 member B-like isoform X3: MEEVAMIGGHNSNENVEEPLSPQAGGASPHPEVPGDTCKRTPCRALGKPKGNPALPAALALACPDDWVEYQRVCYYLSPREGSWEQGQEKCSSLGASLAVLKRPWELEFLRRLKGNADYWLGLRRRGERLEWVDGSSLNETSVFPSCCRIPVRGQGECVYLNDHVFGSTSCSRQQRYLCSKPQAVM; the protein is encoded by the exons ATGGAAGAGGTGGCGATGATCGGAGGGCACAACAGCAATGAGAATGTGGAGGAGCCCCTGAGTCCCCAGGCCGGAGGGGCATCCCCCCACCCAGAGGTGCCTGGGGACACCTGCAAAAGGACACCCTGCAGAGCTCTGG GAAAGCCTAAAGGGAATCCAGCTCTGCCGGCGGCTCTAGCGCTGGCCTGTCCTGACGACTGGGTTGAATACCAGAGGGTCTGCTACTATCTCTCACCgagggaggggagctgggagcagggccaggAAAAGTGCTCCTCACTTGGGGCCTCGCTGGCTGTGCTCAAGAGGCCGTGGGAATTG GAGTTTCTCCGGCGCCTCAAGGGTAATGCTGATTACTGGCTTGGGCTGCGGAGACGGGGCGAGCGGCTGGAGTGGGTGGATGGCAGCAGCCTCAACGAGAC CAGTGTCTTCCCTTCCTGTTGCAGGATCCCAGTGCGGGGCCAAGGAGAGTGTGTGTATTTGAACGACCATGTTTTTGGGAGCACCAGCTGCTCACGGCAGCAGCGTTATCTCTGCAGCAAGCCGCAAGCTGTGATGTGA
- the LOC142049098 gene encoding C-type lectin domain family 2 member B-like isoform X1 has translation MEEVAMIGGHNSNENVEEPLSPQAGGASPHPEVPGDTCKRTPCRALGEWCKLYWRCALVLAVLMALAMALCVAVAAVTGKPKGNPALPAALALACPDDWVEYQRVCYYLSPREGSWEQGQEKCSSLGASLAVLKRPWELEFLRRLKGNADYWLGLRRRGERLEWVDGSSLNETSVFPSCCRIPVRGQGECVYLNDHVFGSTSCSRQQRYLCSKPQAVM, from the exons ATGGAAGAGGTGGCGATGATCGGAGGGCACAACAGCAATGAGAATGTGGAGGAGCCCCTGAGTCCCCAGGCCGGAGGGGCATCCCCCCACCCAGAGGTGCCTGGGGACACCTGCAAAAGGACACCCTGCAGAGCTCTGG GCGAGTGGTGCAAGCTCTATTGGCGCTGCGCCCTGGTGCTGGCTGTGCTCATGGCCCTGGCCATGGCTCTATGCGTGGCTGTTGCTGCAGTGACAG GAAAGCCTAAAGGGAATCCAGCTCTGCCGGCGGCTCTAGCGCTGGCCTGTCCTGACGACTGGGTTGAATACCAGAGGGTCTGCTACTATCTCTCACCgagggaggggagctgggagcagggccaggAAAAGTGCTCCTCACTTGGGGCCTCGCTGGCTGTGCTCAAGAGGCCGTGGGAATTG GAGTTTCTCCGGCGCCTCAAGGGTAATGCTGATTACTGGCTTGGGCTGCGGAGACGGGGCGAGCGGCTGGAGTGGGTGGATGGCAGCAGCCTCAACGAGAC CAGTGTCTTCCCTTCCTGTTGCAGGATCCCAGTGCGGGGCCAAGGAGAGTGTGTGTATTTGAACGACCATGTTTTTGGGAGCACCAGCTGCTCACGGCAGCAGCGTTATCTCTGCAGCAAGCCGCAAGCTGTGATGTGA
- the LOC142049096 gene encoding killer cell lectin-like receptor subfamily B member 1B allele B isoform X2 — translation MAGEIIYADLDISPGKQGRKLDSLPQPGTSGCPQWHRTALWASWSGILLLGVAVVVVGYLFLRQQLGSPGSCKNESRSVGDGTTTLENVTVLLNLRKGLCLPKLQEGEGCKLCPTGWTLRGTKCYWVSSEISSWSESRQDCVNQRAELLMLWGQDELDFIKEMVRKPSSYFWIGLSVRSTREGWTWLNGSRLDRSRFQLSPRNEGSCGAVRESTIVFDTCSSGLQWICQKEATQL, via the exons ATGGCTGGGGAAATTATTTATGCTGACCTGGATATCAGTCCCGGGAAACAGGGCAGGAAACTGGATTCGCTTCCTCAGCCTGGCA CATCAGGGTGTCCTCAGTGGCACCGAACTGCTCTCTGGGCCAGCTGGAGCGGGATCCTCCTCCTCGGAGTGGCTGTGGTAGTGGTGGGATACTTGT TTCTCCGCCAGCAGTTGGGGAGCCCAGGCAGCTGCAAGAACGAGAGCAGGAGCGTAGGGGATGGCACCACCACCCTGGAGAACGTCACTGTcctcttgaacctgaggaaaGGTCTCTGCTTGCCAAAACTGCAAG AGGGTGAGGGGTGCAAGCTCTGCCCCACGGGCTGGACGCTGCGTGGGACCAAGTGCTACTGGGTTTCCAGTGAGATCAGCTCTTGGAGCGAGAGCCGGCAGGACTGCGTGAATCAGAGAGCCGAGCTGCTGATGCTGTGGGGGCAGGATGAGCTG GATTTCATAAAGGAAATGGTGCGGAAACCCAGCAGCTACTTCTGGATCGGCCTCTCCGTCCGTTCCACCAGGGAGGGCTGGACCTGGCTGAATGGCTCCCGCCTGGACCGGAGCCG GTTCCAGCTGAGCCCCAGGAATGAAGGAAGCTGCGGGGCGGTCAGGGAGAGCACGATCGTCTTTGACACCTGCAGCTCAGGATTGCAGTGGATCTGCCAGAAAGAAGCCACCCAGCTctga